In the genome of Mercurialis annua linkage group LG8, ddMerAnnu1.2, whole genome shotgun sequence, the window taaataataaacactataattaaaatgggaaaagttgaaaaatacttgattttgttaaaataatctcaaaaatacttatgttcgtttttatttgcggacaatacttacaaaagaaaataaattgcacctagcacttgatttaataaaaacattaaatctaacacttaaaatcttatttctctaaaccgtaaaccctaaattatactaaaccctaaaccctaaatcatgctaaagcccctaaatcatgctaaagccCCTAAATCCTaaactctaaaccctaaaacatgctaaatcctaaaccctaaattttaaatcttaaaccctaaaccctaaataatgctaaaccctaaatcctaaatcatgctaaaccctatatcctaaatcttaaaccctaaaccctaaatcatgctaaatcctaaatcatgctaaaccctaaccctaaaatcataaaccctaaacccctaaaatcctaaaatctaaattctaaatcttaaaaaaatggagttaaatgttggatgaataaaaaaataaagttaaatgtTGGACGAAATAAAAAGGTTGAGTTAagtgttggatgaaataaaaaggtggaatcaagtgctggatgaaataaaaaggtggaattaagtgctagatgaaataaaaaggtggaatcaagtgttgacagaaaaaaaaaagatgctcaagtatttttggaattatttttgataattaagtgCTAAGTCTAATTTCCTCAATTAAAATCTTTCAAGTTTAAGTCCAACTCAAATAAAAGGCTCAAACATTCATGACAGTTATTGACTCATTTCAGTGACTCAAAAAGTTAAAGTTGAAAGTTACCAATATATTCAACAACTCATTATGTAACAAAGtgtgggtttttgatatttgggtgcctcaaaggcacccaaaAATCCAGTATAGTGCctcttctggaattaattccagaagagTGCCTGGGACCACGTGGTCCGCATtttaggaatgcggaacacattAATCAGcattaatcagctgattaaagagtgttccgcattcctagaatgcggaacactcTGATTTTACCGTTGGGAGCTGACAGCTCCCAACGGTAATTAATGTGTTCCGCATTTGACAAATGCGGAACACATTAAAAATCCGAAGGCTATAAAAGCCTCCTCCAGCAGGTGTTTCATTCACAATTTGAAgcaaaaaaatacttaaaacatAAAAGTTCGAGGGAGACGGTTATTATTTTGAGCGGAAAAATCTTGAACCGAGGTGTTTTTATTTCGAATCTATATTTTGGAGCTAAGgagttatattatttaatactaattattttggagaactacaagaggttagtacgtttaattattttatttattgctttaaataattttagtatttgtaaatattagaaatgcatgtataaatttaattataatagaaaaatattaaattttaattataatttagaaatacatgtataaaaaagtttataatgTAGAAAAATGTTATCTTAGCCTAATAGTTATTTAGAaatgtatgtataatataaaaaaattattatagtttattaaaatattgttaattgttaaaaaaattaattgtaaattgtTATTGCATACAATTATATTaggatatgtttaatttatttttataatatataaaaaaaatattagacatAAAGTAACAATAATTACAATTGATATGTTAATGCTATTAATTTGAAATTCGCATATTAAATATAACGGTGTCAAAATTTGctgtttattaattagaaatgacgAGTCCAAATATATCTTTGTTGATATGGTGTGATGGCCGTATTGTGAGTTCTCCGTGTGGAATAGAATACCACGGGGGTCGTCCGGTTAATATGGCGCTTAGCGAGAGAATGAGTTTCGAGgaattacaaaatatttgtaGAAGAGCAGTTTCTACCGACGGGGAagtagaaatttcaaaaatctacTTCCGGCTTCCAAGAATAGTTGGGGGTGCGATACGCTCGTACTCGTTGTTTTCCGTGGAGAATAACGAGCATGTGTTTGGAATTTTGAACGAGGTCGTGCGGTATCCGCAACTCGAGATTTTGGAATTGTACGTGGAATACGAGGCCGTGGTTCGCAACAAGACTTTACTAGATCAGTTGGTCTTATGTGATTCAAGCGGGTCTGATAGGGGTAGCGGGTCTGATAGGATTGCCTTTGGGTGACAGGTACATTTTTCGTATGAAGTTATCTTAATTTTACGTTTTTCAGTAcgcttaaaatataatttaataatatgtgcAGATGGGCGGGTCCCAGACAGCGGGAGCGGGGGACACCACGAGTTCCCAGACACTCAGTTTCTCACTTCAGACTGTTATTGGACGGGCTGCGTTACGACGatgtaagttttaattttttttttgaatttaactaACGTCCTGACAAAtgttaactaaatttttaatttacgtGCGCAGATCGTTTGGCAGCCATACTCCGACGACGTTCTCCAGTCCATCCCACAGATGTACCTGACAGGGCGACATATCTGGCGTGCCCGAGTGCCAATGATCTACTATCACACCGTGGAGTGGCACCAGCCGGATAGGGTTCTGCAGCAGTTCGGCTTACAGCAGCCCATTCCCCTGCCTGCTATGCAAGATCGGCGCCTTCATAACATCCAGTATCAGGGGAACTACAACTTCGATGAACTGCTCTCAGATTACATTCAGATTTGGAACAACAGAGCGGCTTACGTTGTTCAGGGTTACCAGCTCCAGCGACCACCTCACTACCATTCAGCGTATATGGAGTGGTTTCGGAGCCGCAGCCGGCGTTGGATTACCCATGAGGGCGCAGCGGCCGGACAGAGTGtacgtatttattttattattaaatttctcttATTATTGTATACACTGACAATTTGTTTCTTTATTGTAAACAGCGCGACACTTTCGAGATGATCGCCCTTCAGAGAGAGGCGTGTGCGTCTAGGATTGGGACTGCTGCACGCAGTTCTCAATTAGCTTACGGAGAGGAGCGCCGTGACGTCACACTGCCCCCACCAGAGCCAGCAGTTCCGGCTTACGTACTACCTCCTCTTCCTCCCCTGACCATCGATCTGGCTCACATCAGGGGAGCGCGTAGACGGCAGCCTAGAGTCGCCCCGCCTCGCGAGCGCCCGGCAGACCCTATCCCCCCACCGGTCTACTTCCACTTCGATCCTACAGCCACTACAGACAGACGGGGGGAGTACTATGGCCCGACTCAGTACTACGGTTCCACTTCCA includes:
- the LOC126662023 gene encoding uncharacterized protein LOC126662023 encodes the protein MTSPNISLLIWCDGRIVSSPCGIEYHGGRPVNMALSERMSFEELQNICRRAVSTDGEVEISKIYFRLPRIVGGAIRSYSLFSVENNEHVFGILNEVVRYPQLEILEFWSYVIQAGLIGVAGLIGLPLGDRWAGPRQRERGTPRVPRHSVSHFRLLLDGLRYDDIVWQPYSDDVLQSIPQMYLTGRHIWRARVPMIYYHTVEWHQPDRVLQQFGLQQPIPLPAMQDRRLHNIQYQGNYNFDELLSDYIQIWNNRAAYVVQGYQLQRPPHYHSAYMEWFRSRSRRWITHEGAAAGQSRDTFEMIALQREACASRIGTAARSSQLAYGEERRDVTLPPPEPAVPAYVLPPLPPLTIDLAHIRGARRRQPRVAPPRERPADPIPPPVYFHFDPTATTDRRGEYYGPTQYYGSTSTSASQPPWHQTYFPQGPQVSSYQVPPSSMPFFEPSYGQTAYTTSLGTPPASQFQQATPPASQFRQTTPPASQFRQTTPPASPFQQATPPPFAASDQYYRPAPYTDAPPFTSFDQCYRPTMPSDEQPSTSHSRPSSSHQAQDPSQLHFTLSESWLFGPEIGSEAYEELLSRPDLTPPSFRLLPPTQEETGTAPPAADVQHSAQDEDASDSGESPPVARQFHSITDSSRHRRETHGLRVQRPRTRRYED